In Gossypium arboreum isolate Shixiya-1 chromosome 5, ASM2569848v2, whole genome shotgun sequence, a single genomic region encodes these proteins:
- the LOC108451842 gene encoding zinc finger protein CONSTANS-LIKE 1-like, with translation MRKCELCGRLARMHCESDQANLCWDCDFKVHGANFLVAKHNRTLLCHVCQSPTPWLASGRNLGSAVSVCDSCVVNGNNKCESSEREYGEEEEEEEEEGDYDNDAVEESEEEEEAEIEDAENQVVPWSGESSPLSISKPITSLKSLSSNEGEGGGGGGGGGNGDGGFGLKRMREDLSSWSDDETGCSSSQVSSRGSSNGEASSSMESSRLLKQPKIAEINQSARNPDHDETKSRSTAIISYLKRLEKHTIANDDDASATITGICRLSRDQSR, from the exons atgaggaAGTGTGAACTATGTGGAAGGCTAGCTCGAATGCACTGTGAATCAGATCAAGCAAATTTATGTTGGGACTGTGATTTCAAGGTTCATGGAGCCAACTTCCTCGTAGCTAAGCATAATCGAACCCTCCTTTGCCATGTTTGTCAAAGTCCTACTCCTTGGCTCGCATCTGGTCGGAATCTCGGCTCCGCGGTTTCTGTTTGTGATTCATGCGTTGTAAACGGCAACAATAAGTGTGAGTCATCGGAGAGAGAGTATGGTGAAGAGGAGGAGGAAGAAGAGGAGGAGGGAGATTATGATAATGACGCCGTGGAAGAATCGGAGGAGGAAGAGGAGGCCGAGATTGAAGATGCTGAAAATCAGGTGGTTCCATGGTCAGGGGAGTCTTCTCCTCTATCAATCTCTAAGCCGATAACTAGCTTGAAGTCTTTGAGTAGTAATGAAGGGGAGGGCGGCGGCGGCGGCGGCGGCGGCGGCAATGGTGATGGCGGTTTTGGATTGAAGAGAATGAGAGAAGATCTTAGTTCTTGGTCTGAT GATGAGACTGGGTGCTCCTCATCTCAAGTAAGCTCAAGAGGATCATCCAATGGAGAAGCATCGTCGTCAATGGAATCATCAAGATTATTGAAGCAACCAAAAATAGCTGAAATTAATCAATCAGCTAGGAATCCAGATCATGATGAAACAAAGTCAAGATCAACGGCTATCATCAGTTACTTAAAAAGGCTTGAAAAGCACACGATCGCCAATGATGATGATGCATCAGCCACAATCACAGGAATCTGTAGGTTGAGCAGAGATCAGAGCCGTTAA
- the LOC108451643 gene encoding uncharacterized protein LOC108451643, giving the protein MDHTLQHRETMRKVLQFHLKQAQERMKQLANRRRSDKEFAVVEAKVGYVSYRLQLPPTARIHPTFHVSQLKKHVGSAISSLVLPPVGSNDAILKEPIKVLERHMVKKRNQAATKVLIEWANTFSKDATWENLKEIQ; this is encoded by the exons ATGGATCATACCTTGCAGCATCGAGAGACTATGAGAAAGGTACTCCAATTCCATTTGAAGCAAGCTCAAGAAAGGATGAAACAGCTAGCCAACAGAAGGAGATCTGACAAGGAGTTTGCAGTAG TGGAAGCCAAGGTGGGGTACGTTTCTTACCGGTTACAACTACCACCAACTGCTCGTATCCATCCCACTTTTCATGTTTCACAGTTGAAAAAGCATGTCGGGTCTGCAATAAGTTCTCTAGTGTTGCCACCAGTAGGATCTAATGATGCAATTCTTAAAGAGCCAATCAAGGTGTTAGAAAGACACATGGTCAAGAAAAGGAATCAAGCAGCAACTAAAGTCTTGATTGAGTGGGCTAACACATTTTCAAAAGATGCTACTTGGGAGAATCTAAAAGAGATCCAATAG
- the LOC108453792 gene encoding universal stress protein PHOS32 isoform X2, whose protein sequence is MNHSDNSDHPQLPTIKIRHPSSPHHPSSAATPTPTAGARRKIGVAVDLSDESAFAVRWAVQNYLRPGDAVIVLHVSPTSVLYGADWGPLPHTPQSAETPESQKQIEDEFDAFTASKVADLARPLKESGVPFKIHIVKDHDMRERLCLEVERLGLSAVIMGSRGFGAEKRGSDGKLGSVSDYCVHHCVCPVVVVRYPDDKDGGSGEPVITIKEAEVEEEASKDA, encoded by the exons ATGAATCACTCTGACAACAGTGACCACCCTCAGCTTCCAACCATCAAGATCCGTCATCCCTCCTCCCCTCACCACCCCTCCTCCGCCGCTACCCCTACTCCCACCGCCGGCGCCCGCCGTAAGATCGGTGTAGCCGTCGACCTCTCCGACGAATCAGCTTTCGCCGTCCGCTGGGCTGTCCAAAACTACCTCCGACCCGGTGACGCCGTCATCGTTCTCCACGTCTCACCTACCTCCGTACTCTATGGAGCCGACTGGGGCCCACTCCCCCACACCCCACAAAGCGCGGAAACCCCGGAGTCCCAGAAGCAAATAGAAGACGAATTCGATGCCTTCACGGCTTCAAAAGTGGCGGATTTGGCCAGACCCTTGAAAGAATCCGGGGTTCCCTTTAAGATTCACATAGTGAAAGATCATGATATGAGGGAAAGGTTGTGCCTTGAAGTGGAGAGGTTAGGGTTGAGCGCCGTTATAATGGGGAGTAGAGGGTTTGGAGCCGAGAAAAGAGGGAGTGATGGGAAGTTGGGCAGTGTTAGTGATTATTGTGTCCATCACTGTGTTTGCCCTGTTGTTGTTGTTAGGTACCCTGATGATAAAGATGGCGGGAGTGGTGAGCCTGTGATTACCATTAAGGAGGCTGAAGTGGAGGAGGAAGCTTCCAAAG ATGCTTAG
- the LOC108453792 gene encoding universal stress protein PHOS32 isoform X1, giving the protein MNHSDNSDHPQLPTIKIRHPSSPHHPSSAATPTPTAGARRKIGVAVDLSDESAFAVRWAVQNYLRPGDAVIVLHVSPTSVLYGADWGPLPHTPQSAETPESQKQIEDEFDAFTASKVADLARPLKESGVPFKIHIVKDHDMRERLCLEVERLGLSAVIMGSRGFGAEKRGSDGKLGSVSDYCVHHCVCPVVVVRYPDDKDGGSGEPVITIKEAEVEEEASKADA; this is encoded by the exons ATGAATCACTCTGACAACAGTGACCACCCTCAGCTTCCAACCATCAAGATCCGTCATCCCTCCTCCCCTCACCACCCCTCCTCCGCCGCTACCCCTACTCCCACCGCCGGCGCCCGCCGTAAGATCGGTGTAGCCGTCGACCTCTCCGACGAATCAGCTTTCGCCGTCCGCTGGGCTGTCCAAAACTACCTCCGACCCGGTGACGCCGTCATCGTTCTCCACGTCTCACCTACCTCCGTACTCTATGGAGCCGACTGGGGCCCACTCCCCCACACCCCACAAAGCGCGGAAACCCCGGAGTCCCAGAAGCAAATAGAAGACGAATTCGATGCCTTCACGGCTTCAAAAGTGGCGGATTTGGCCAGACCCTTGAAAGAATCCGGGGTTCCCTTTAAGATTCACATAGTGAAAGATCATGATATGAGGGAAAGGTTGTGCCTTGAAGTGGAGAGGTTAGGGTTGAGCGCCGTTATAATGGGGAGTAGAGGGTTTGGAGCCGAGAAAAGAGGGAGTGATGGGAAGTTGGGCAGTGTTAGTGATTATTGTGTCCATCACTGTGTTTGCCCTGTTGTTGTTGTTAGGTACCCTGATGATAAAGATGGCGGGAGTGGTGAGCCTGTGATTACCATTAAGGAGGCTGAAGTGGAGGAGGAAGCTTCCAAAG CAGATGCTTAG